The proteins below are encoded in one region of Equus caballus isolate H_3958 breed thoroughbred chromosome 16, TB-T2T, whole genome shotgun sequence:
- the LOC138918168 gene encoding ral guanine nucleotide dissociation stimulator-like — MASGTPSPWTGANCTAPSSITRAALRSHLPSIPGDVLIPFGTHGGSLAHCVRDAGGQDHLPNAICFLLGTWLGQGQDCREPLRFPCWTLQLATLHISFGGSHVEGHAYLLPGHLEHLKAIEAKRKEPAPKLLPPSEPEPVPAPRLEPAAPPVSPRVVELEPAAPESATPGPEQGPPVKASPEPSCPWAVTTEDQLREEKPNILDFPPQLVAEQLTRMAAELFKTLVPAHCLGSIWSDRDNRERESLAPTVRDTVMHENTVAHCILITCLGDASMTAQDRARVVELWIRVAEECRGLGNFCSLHTILSALQSPAITRLQDTWGQVSRESSRTWKKWVRREKGVSRELLVQEATSVLKTAERARQGAQERQRQQGVVPSLVTFFHSLELLDGTMEDYVEGNVLNCRKWNEQFKLMEEIELLQEAANLYTVQPDEHFGAWFQAVEPLSKEESYSLSCQLEPRYHWVRKIQLFFKHKKNRSGQNTRPPTKGPVVVVDDPPETS, encoded by the exons atggcttcgggtactccatctccctggacaggggccAACTGCACCGCACCAtcatcaataaccagggctgctctgag gtcccatctaccctccatcccgggcgatgtcctcatcccctttgggacacatggaggcagcttggcccattgtgtgcgggatgctggaggacaggaccacctcccaaa TGctatctgtttcctgctgggaacctggctgggccaagggcaggattgcagggagcccctgaGGTTTCCCTgttggaccctgcagctggccactctgcacatcagctttggtggctcccacgtggagggccatgcctaccttctgccaggccacctggagcatctcaagGCCATTGAAGCCAAacggaaag agccagctccaaagctcctgccaccttcagagccagagccagtgccagcccccaggctggagccagctgcacctccagtctcaccacgtgtggtagagctggagccagcagcccctgagtcGGCCACTCCAGGACCAGAGCAAGGGCCACCAGTAAAGGcatccccagagcccagctgcccctgggccgtgaccaccgaggaccagctgcgggaggagaagccgaacatcttggacttccctccccagctggtggcagagcagctgacgagGATGGCTGCA gagctgttcaagacgtTGGTGCCCGCCCACTGCCTCGGCTCCATCTGGTCTGACCGCGACAACAGGGAACGCGagtccctggcacccaccgtcCGTGACACTGTGATGCACGAGAACACCGTGGCCCATTGCATCCTCATCACCTGCCTTGGGGATGCGAgcatgacagcgcaggacagggccagggtggttgAGCTGTGGATCAGGGTGGCTGAG GAGTGTCGAGGCCTCGGGAACTTCTGTTCCCTCCACAcaatcctttctgccctgcagagccctgccattacccgtctccaagacacctggggacaagtttccag GGAGAGTTCTCGAACCTGGAAGAAGTgggtcaggagagagaaaggcgtgagcagggagctgctagtgcag gaggcgacctccgtgttaaagactgcagagagggcccgccagggagcccaggagaggcagcggcagcag ggtgtcgtcccctccctggtgacgTTCTTCCattccctggagctgctggacggtacgatggaggattatgtggag ggcaatgtgctcaacTGTCGGAAATGGAATGAA caattcaaactgatggaggagatcgagctgctccaggaggctgcaaatctgtacaccgtgcagcccgacgagcactttggggcctggttccaggccgtggagcccctgagcaaggaggagag ctacagcctgtcctgccagctggagccccgataCCACTGGGTCAGAAAGATTCAACTCTTCTTCAAACACAAGAAGAACCGCTCAGGGCAGA acaccagacccccaaccaagggcccagtggtggtggtcgatgaccctcctgagaccagctga